In the genome of Electrophorus electricus isolate fEleEle1 chromosome 26, fEleEle1.pri, whole genome shotgun sequence, one region contains:
- the sipa1l2 gene encoding signal-induced proliferation-associated 1-like protein 2 isoform X2, which translates to MQAENLFAKKLQTLNGNMGPPISNLQGTPVMPKMGIRARVSDWPQRKDNSHGPLPKYECLVTSFQNGTPSQNADDIINHNEDSPANPKSEILRHSPDNNLRLLQKRSNSDVTISDAGVEDLDHTAINPNTGASLRREYGSTSSVDQQGLSAERLFAPQRSYPAEHAEQPSAPPPQGFPEFLCYDTTISPSLQTAAHIARGDIICIPNYSDYVDNSLYGRDRDRSFLQRQKSDKGDISIFRRFKTMKSETKQFTEHDDCSRHGCTLSFQRCFAHYDVQSVLFNISEAVANRSNLARRKNISTGASAASQRQDVGEGVEVSPVCEYTLPVGSYDDPGQKAGPDLDEGDGKSNCMVLSCPYFRNEVGGEGERKLGLMRTNSAPYSSGGESCSIEATLSSHCTNAGVSVLEVPRDNYSSRENYAVPRDCIKRYIIDHIDMGAYYYHKFFYNKEHQNYFGVDENLGPVALSVRRERLEDSKEGPQYNYRIIFRTSELTTLRGSILEDAVPSTAKHGTTRGLPLKEVLEYVVPELNIHCLRMAISSAKVQEQLLRLDQQGLSYQHKVGVLFCQAGQSTEEQMYNNESSSAAFQEFLDLLGQRVRLKGFTKYRAQLDNKMDSTGTHSLYTTYKDYEIMFHVSTMLPYTPHNRQQLLRKRHIGNDIVTIIFQEPGALPFTPKNIRSHFQHVFIIIKVHNPCTEHVCYSVAVARSKDVPAFGPPIPKEVMFPKSAVFRDFLLAKMINGENAAHKSEKFRAMATRTRQEYLKDLVENFATATPVDSSGAKFSFITLGSKRKERIRPRINAHLHSTGAVTWAVVAPDSSLSTDVGCLLAISNEFVVLIEESSKEVVFNCSCRDVIGWSLYPAVGRVKLFYDHGDCIVFSVQDGCAEEVREITQRLNMVTRGCETLEVVLRRNALGQLGFHVNFEGVVADVEPFGFAWQAGLRPCSRLVEICKIAVVTLSHEQMIDLLRTSSTVSVVILPPHEDGTPRRASSELYRFPVLEYKTFGTGPSWQRMMHVPQSLAHSQTPPAQAPEGPHPGQQLLHYTQAAISRSTSFDKKFQDGSRILQDFELVQSSAGNPSHPYCRSPSNQSTSSDPGPSGTWNQKTAYDGCQSAGLQNQEEEKEAEDHREREPRLERTRSAGSPCVPEAKWHIPSCKILQSGKQRQAGQDWPSKLPRTRGKTCHSHCSSQSSSNTLSSNASSCSDDKFFDSGDPVDPEPLGLTYIKGASTDSGIDTTPCAPPAPPLPLPVAGASQKLLRDGRGEARLPWPLDYQEVEERERNEEKVFLVQGHAPESAAEHANGGSTGDLSEISSLSSGSRHSGSPSERGLKNSSSTEFKACRILPTSSTAGRGGEKHAYSCKSQDRKHPTAWKKAGDGSLLEEQEPLSDTERLHLTDASQLVHGKEKLRTLSKQDFLQMLLPAGPPAQLHHAKIPAVGQSPRRILYRTLSDESLCSSHRRGLSLASSRSSILEQAVPNDILFSTALPYHSTLPLPAGLSHAASQHELWFSDGSLVDKPKMVEGVPMSLPDATSDLDWAHLLDAARTFEDQNAVSLCSLRDEDHITHVLNQTTEDDPDPEAGNVSPALLTGKVNQLELILKQLQNDLRKEQEDKAMLQQQVQHLRQDNLRLHEESQTAAAQLQRFTHWFLNSVDKKP; encoded by the exons ATGCAGGCCGAAAACCTATTTGCTAAGAAGCTCCAAACCTTGAATGGGAATATGGGCCCTCCCATTTCAAACTTACAGGGAACCCCAGTCATGCCCAAAATGGGCATTCGAGCCAGAGTGTCAGATTGGCCCCAGAGGAAAGACAACAGCCATGGACCTCTGCCAAAGTACGAGTGTCTAGTCACAAGCTTCCAGAATGGAACACCTAGTCAGAATGCCGATGACATCATCAATCACAATGAGGACTCTCCAGCTAATCCGAAGAGTGAGATACTTCGACACTCGCCGGATAACAACCTACGCCTACTCCAGAAGAGGAGTAACAGTGATGTCACCATCAGCGATGCCGGTGTGGAGGACTTGGACCACACAGCCATTAACCCCAATACAGGCGCCTCCCTGCGCCGCGAATACGGTAGTACCTCCTCTGTTGACCAGCAGGGTTTATCTGCTGAGAGGCTGTTCGCTCCCCAAAGGAGCTACCCAGCTGAACATGCAGAGCAGCCCAGTGCGCCTCCTCCACAAGGTTTCCCAGAGTTCCTGTGTTATGACACCACCATCTCTCCAAGCTTGCAGACTGCCGCTCATATAGCACGTGGTGACATCATCTGTATCCCAAACTACTCCGATTATGTGGACAACTCACTTTACGGCAGGGATCGAGACAGGTCTTTCTTACAAAGGCAGAAATCCGACAAAGGGGATATTTCGATATTTCGTAGATTTAAGACCATGAAGAGTGAAACGAAACAGTTCACCGAGCACGATGACTGTAGCAGACATGGCTGCACTTTGAGTTTTCAGAGGTGTTTTGCACATTACGATGTGCAGAGTGTCCTCTTCAACATTAGTGAGGCAGTGGCCAATCGGAGTAACTTGGCGCGCAGGAAGAACATATCGACCGGGGCTTCTGCTGCGTCTCAGCGCCAGGATGTCGGCGAAGGTGTTGAGGTGTCacctgtgtgtgagtacacGCTACCTGTCGGTAGCTATGACGACCCTGGACAAAAAGCAGGTCCTGACCTAGACGAAGGAGACGGGAAGAGCAACTGTATGGTGCTTAGCTGCCCTTATTTCCGCAATGAAGTaggtggtgagggagagaggaagctaGGGCTCATGAGGACCAACAGCGCCCCCTACAGTAGTGGAGGTGAAAGCTGCTCCATTGAGGCCACGCTCAGTTCTCACTGCACGAATGCTGGGGTGTCTGTACTGGAGGTACCTCGTGATAATTATTCATCCCGTGAGAATTATGCAGTCCCCCGGGACTGCATCAAACGCTACATCATCGATCACATTGACATGGGCGCATACTACTATCACAAGTTCTTCTATAACAAAG AGCACCAGAACTACTTTGGTGTCGATGAGAACCTGGGCCCCGTGGCTCTGAGTGTACGCAGGGAGAGGCTGGAGGACAGCAAAGAGGGACCACAGTACAACTACCGGATCATCTTCAGAACCAGCGAG CTCACTACCTTGCGGGGGTCTATCTTGGAGGATGCTGTCCCCTCCACTGCGAAGCATGGCACCACCCGTGGCCTGCCTCTGAAGGAGGTGCTGGAGTATGTGGTGCCTGAGCTCAACATCCACTGCCTTCGCATGGCCATCAGCTCAGCCAAAGTCCAGGAGCAGCTGCTCAGACTGGACCAGCAGGGA CTGAGCTACCAGCACAAGGTGGGCGTCCTGTTCTGCCAGGCAGGCCAGAGCACGGAGGAGCAGATGTACAACAATGAAAGCAGCAGCGCAGCTTTCCAGGAGTTTCTGGATCTGCTTGGCCAAAGAGTTCGACTGAAGGGCTTCACCAAGTACAGGGCACAGCTAGATAATAAAA TGGATTCCACAggcactcactctctctacacGACCTATAAAGACTATGAAATAATGTTCCATGTCTCTACGATGCTTccctacacaccacacaacaggCAGCAG CTGCTGAGGAAGAGGCACATTGGAAACGACATTGTCACCATCATTTTCCAGGAGCCAGGGGCACTACCTTTCACTCCAAAGAACATTCGCTCCCACTTCCAACATGTCTTCATCATAATTAAAGTCCACAATCCTTGCACAGAGCATGTGTGTTACAG TGTTGCAGTTGCCAGATCGAAGGATGTACCAGCATTTGGTCCTCCCATCCCAAAGGAGGTGATGTTTCCAAAATCAGCAGTATTCCGGGACTTCCTTCTAGCCAAGATGATCAACGGTGAGAATGCCGCTCACAAGTCTGAGAAGTTCCGTGCTATGGCTACACGCACGCGTCAGGAGTATCTAAAGGACCTGGTAGAGAACTTCGCTACTGCTACTCCAGTGGACTCATCAGGAGCCAAGTTCAGCTTCATCACGCTGGGCTCCAAGAGGAAGGAACGCATCCGGCCAAGAATCAACGCTCACCTGCACAGCACCGGCGCCGTCACCTGGGCAGTGGTGGCCCCTGACAGCAGTCTTTCAACGGACGTCGGCTGTCTCCTCGCCATCTCCAACGAGTTTGTAGTGCTGATTGAGGAGTCATCCAAGGAAGTGGTCTTCAACTGCTCCTGTAGGGATGTGATTGGCTGGAGCTTGTACCCAGCAGTGGGCAGAGTCAAGCTGTTCTATGATCACGGGGACTGTATAGTGTTCTCTGTCCAAGATGGCTGTGCTGAGGAGGTTCGCGAAATCACACAACGACTTAAC ATGGTCACTAGAGGCTGTGAGACACTAGAGGTGGTTCTACGTAGGAACGCTCTGGGCCAGCTGGGATTTCACGTGAACTTTGAGGGTGTAGTGGCAGATGTGGAGCCTTTTGGATTCGCTTGGCAGGCGGGACTTCGTCCCTGTAGCCGACTGGTGGAGATCTGCAAGATTGCCGTGGTGACGCTGTCTCATGAGCAAATGATTGACCTGCTGCGGACTTCCAGCACTGTTTCTGTGGTGATTCTTCCACCACATGAGGATGGAACGCCCAgaag GGCCTCCTCAGAGCTGTACCGCTTCCCTGTGCTGGAGTACAAAACATTTGGCACTGGGCCTAGCTGGCAGCGCATGATGCATGTGCCCCAGAGCTTAGCCCATTCCCAGACGCCACCCGCACAGGCTCCTGAGGGGCCTCACCCTGGCCAGCAGCTGCTCCACTACACCCAGGCCGCCATCTCCCGGAGCACCTCCTTCGATAAGAAGTTCCAGGATGGCTCTAG AATATTGCAAGACTTTGAACTGGTCCAGAGCTCAGCTGGGAACCCTAGCCATCCCTACTGTAGATCCCCCAGTAACCAGTCTACATCTAGTGACCCAGGGCCCAGTGGCACATGGAACCAGAAGACTGCCTATGATGG ATGCCAGTCAGCTGGTCTTCAGAAccaagaggaagagaaggaggcagaggaccacagagagagggaaccCAGACTAGAACGCACCAGGTCTGCCG GGTCACCTTGTGTTCCAGAAGCCAAGTGGCACATACCATCCTGTAAGATCCTGCAGAGTGGCAAGCAGAGGCAGGCAGGACAGGATTGGCCCAGCAAACTACCACGG ACCCGAGGGAAGACCTGCCACAGCCACTGTTCCAGCCAGTCTAGCAGCAACACGCTTTCCAGTAACGCTTCCAGCTGCAGCGACGACAAATTCTTCGACTCAGGAGACCCCGTGGACCCCGAGCCTCTGGGCCTCACCTACATTAAAGGAGCCTCCACAGACAGTGGCATTGACACCACGCCTTGCGCGCCACCGgcccctcccctgcccctcccTGTGGCAGGGGCTTCTCAGAAGCTGCTGAGAGATGGGAGGGGAGAGGCTAGGCTCCCATGGCCCCTGGACTATCAGGAggtggaagagagggagagaaacgaGGAGAAAGTCTTCTTGGTACAGGGCCACGCCCCAGAGTCAGCAGCGGAACATGCTAATGGTGGAAGCACCGGGGATCTGAGTGAGATCTCCTCTTTATCCAG TGGCTCTCGTCACTCTGGAAGCCCTTCTGAACGTGGCTTGAAGAACAGCAGCTCCACAGAATTCAAAGCCTGCAGGATCTTGCCGACCAGCAGCACTGCtggaagaggaggggaaaagCACGCTTACAGCTGCAAATCACAAGACAGGAAGCATCCGACTGCCTGGAAGAAAGCAGGGGATGGCAGTTTATTGGAGGAGCAGGAGCCTCTTAGTGATACCGA GCGATTGCATTTGACAGATGCATCTCAGCTGGTTCATGGTAAAGAGAAGCTCCGGACTCTCTCTAAGCAGGACTTCCTCCAGATGCTGCTGCCCGCCGGTCCTCCTGCTCAGCTTCACCATGCCAAG ATCCCAGCTGTGGGTCAGTCTCCCCGTCGAATTCTGTACCGGACACTGTCAGATGAAAGTCTGTGCAGTAGTCACCGGAGGGGTCTGTCCCTTGCCAGCTCCCGGAGCTCCATCCTAGAGCAGGCTGTGCCCAACGATATTTTGTTCAGCACTGCCCTGCCTTACCACAGCACCCTGCCACTACCTGCAGGCCTCAGCCATGCAGCCAGCCAAC ATGAGCTGTGGTTCTCTGATGGCTCTCTGGTGGACAAGCCCAAGATGGTAGAGGGTGTGCCCATGTCCCTGCCAGACGCGACCTCTGACCTAGACTGGGCCCATCTTCTGGACGCCGCACGTACCTTCGAGG
- the sipa1l2 gene encoding signal-induced proliferation-associated 1-like protein 2 isoform X3, whose amino-acid sequence MQAENLFAKKLQTLNGNMGPPISNLQGTPVMPKMGIRARVSDWPQRKDNSHGPLPKYECLVTSFQNGTPSQNADDIINHNEDSPANPKSEILRHSPDNNLRLLQKRSNSDVTISDAGVEDLDHTAINPNTGASLRREYGSTSSVDQQGLSAERLFAPQRSYPAEHAEQPSAPPPQGFPEFLCYDTTISPSLQTAAHIARGDIICIPNYSDYVDNSLYGRDRDRSFLQRQKSDKGDISIFRRFKTMKSETKQFTEHDDCSRHGCTLSFQRCFAHYDVQSVLFNISEAVANRSNLARRKNISTGASAASQRQDVGEGVEVSPVCEYTLPVGSYDDPGQKAGPDLDEGDGKSNCMVLSCPYFRNEVGGEGERKLGLMRTNSAPYSSGGESCSIEATLSSHCTNAGVSVLEVPRDNYSSRENYAVPRDCIKRYIIDHIDMGAYYYHKFFYNKEHQNYFGVDENLGPVALSVRRERLEDSKEGPQYNYRIIFRTSELTTLRGSILEDAVPSTAKHGTTRGLPLKEVLEYVVPELNIHCLRMAISSAKVQEQLLRLDQQGLSYQHKVGVLFCQAGQSTEEQMYNNESSSAAFQEFLDLLGQRVRLKGFTKYRAQLDNKMDSTGTHSLYTTYKDYEIMFHVSTMLPYTPHNRQQLLRKRHIGNDIVTIIFQEPGALPFTPKNIRSHFQHVFIIIKVHNPCTEHVCYSVAVARSKDVPAFGPPIPKEVMFPKSAVFRDFLLAKMINGENAAHKSEKFRAMATRTRQEYLKDLVENFATATPVDSSGAKFSFITLGSKRKERIRPRINAHLHSTGAVTWAVVAPDSSLSTDVGCLLAISNEFVVLIEESSKEVVFNCSCRDVIGWSLYPAVGRVKLFYDHGDCIVFSVQDGCAEEVREITQRLNMVTRGCETLEVVLRRNALGQLGFHVNFEGVVADVEPFGFAWQAGLRPCSRLVEICKIAVVTLSHEQMIDLLRTSSTVSVVILPPHEDGTPRRASSELYRFPVLEYKTFGTGPSWQRMMHVPQSLAHSQTPPAQAPEGPHPGQQLLHYTQAAISRSTSFDKKFQDGSRILQDFELVQSSAGNPSHPYCRSPSNQSTSSDPGPSGTWNQKTAYDGCQSAGLQNQEEEKEAEDHREREPRLERTRSAEAKWHIPSCKILQSGKQRQAGQDWPSKLPRTRGKTCHSHCSSQSSSNTLSSNASSCSDDKFFDSGDPVDPEPLGLTYIKGASTDSGIDTTPCAPPAPPLPLPVAGASQKLLRDGRGEARLPWPLDYQEVEERERNEEKVFLVQGHAPESAAEHANGGSTGDLSEISSLSSGSRHSGSPSERGLKNSSSTEFKACRILPTSSTAGRGGEKHAYSCKSQDRKHPTAWKKAGDGSLLEEQEPLSDTERLHLTDASQLVHGKEKLRTLSKQDFLQMLLPAGPPAQLHHAKIPAVGQSPRRILYRTLSDESLCSSHRRGLSLASSRSSILEQAVPNDILFSTALPYHSTLPLPAGLSHAASQRKNELWFSDGSLVDKPKMVEGVPMSLPDATSDLDWAHLLDAARTFEDQNAVSLCSLRDEDHITHVLNQTTEDDPDPEAGNVSPALLTGKVNQLELILKQLQNDLRKEQEDKAMLQQQVQHLRQDNLRLHEESQTAAAQLQRFTHWFLNSVDKKP is encoded by the exons ATGCAGGCCGAAAACCTATTTGCTAAGAAGCTCCAAACCTTGAATGGGAATATGGGCCCTCCCATTTCAAACTTACAGGGAACCCCAGTCATGCCCAAAATGGGCATTCGAGCCAGAGTGTCAGATTGGCCCCAGAGGAAAGACAACAGCCATGGACCTCTGCCAAAGTACGAGTGTCTAGTCACAAGCTTCCAGAATGGAACACCTAGTCAGAATGCCGATGACATCATCAATCACAATGAGGACTCTCCAGCTAATCCGAAGAGTGAGATACTTCGACACTCGCCGGATAACAACCTACGCCTACTCCAGAAGAGGAGTAACAGTGATGTCACCATCAGCGATGCCGGTGTGGAGGACTTGGACCACACAGCCATTAACCCCAATACAGGCGCCTCCCTGCGCCGCGAATACGGTAGTACCTCCTCTGTTGACCAGCAGGGTTTATCTGCTGAGAGGCTGTTCGCTCCCCAAAGGAGCTACCCAGCTGAACATGCAGAGCAGCCCAGTGCGCCTCCTCCACAAGGTTTCCCAGAGTTCCTGTGTTATGACACCACCATCTCTCCAAGCTTGCAGACTGCCGCTCATATAGCACGTGGTGACATCATCTGTATCCCAAACTACTCCGATTATGTGGACAACTCACTTTACGGCAGGGATCGAGACAGGTCTTTCTTACAAAGGCAGAAATCCGACAAAGGGGATATTTCGATATTTCGTAGATTTAAGACCATGAAGAGTGAAACGAAACAGTTCACCGAGCACGATGACTGTAGCAGACATGGCTGCACTTTGAGTTTTCAGAGGTGTTTTGCACATTACGATGTGCAGAGTGTCCTCTTCAACATTAGTGAGGCAGTGGCCAATCGGAGTAACTTGGCGCGCAGGAAGAACATATCGACCGGGGCTTCTGCTGCGTCTCAGCGCCAGGATGTCGGCGAAGGTGTTGAGGTGTCacctgtgtgtgagtacacGCTACCTGTCGGTAGCTATGACGACCCTGGACAAAAAGCAGGTCCTGACCTAGACGAAGGAGACGGGAAGAGCAACTGTATGGTGCTTAGCTGCCCTTATTTCCGCAATGAAGTaggtggtgagggagagaggaagctaGGGCTCATGAGGACCAACAGCGCCCCCTACAGTAGTGGAGGTGAAAGCTGCTCCATTGAGGCCACGCTCAGTTCTCACTGCACGAATGCTGGGGTGTCTGTACTGGAGGTACCTCGTGATAATTATTCATCCCGTGAGAATTATGCAGTCCCCCGGGACTGCATCAAACGCTACATCATCGATCACATTGACATGGGCGCATACTACTATCACAAGTTCTTCTATAACAAAG AGCACCAGAACTACTTTGGTGTCGATGAGAACCTGGGCCCCGTGGCTCTGAGTGTACGCAGGGAGAGGCTGGAGGACAGCAAAGAGGGACCACAGTACAACTACCGGATCATCTTCAGAACCAGCGAG CTCACTACCTTGCGGGGGTCTATCTTGGAGGATGCTGTCCCCTCCACTGCGAAGCATGGCACCACCCGTGGCCTGCCTCTGAAGGAGGTGCTGGAGTATGTGGTGCCTGAGCTCAACATCCACTGCCTTCGCATGGCCATCAGCTCAGCCAAAGTCCAGGAGCAGCTGCTCAGACTGGACCAGCAGGGA CTGAGCTACCAGCACAAGGTGGGCGTCCTGTTCTGCCAGGCAGGCCAGAGCACGGAGGAGCAGATGTACAACAATGAAAGCAGCAGCGCAGCTTTCCAGGAGTTTCTGGATCTGCTTGGCCAAAGAGTTCGACTGAAGGGCTTCACCAAGTACAGGGCACAGCTAGATAATAAAA TGGATTCCACAggcactcactctctctacacGACCTATAAAGACTATGAAATAATGTTCCATGTCTCTACGATGCTTccctacacaccacacaacaggCAGCAG CTGCTGAGGAAGAGGCACATTGGAAACGACATTGTCACCATCATTTTCCAGGAGCCAGGGGCACTACCTTTCACTCCAAAGAACATTCGCTCCCACTTCCAACATGTCTTCATCATAATTAAAGTCCACAATCCTTGCACAGAGCATGTGTGTTACAG TGTTGCAGTTGCCAGATCGAAGGATGTACCAGCATTTGGTCCTCCCATCCCAAAGGAGGTGATGTTTCCAAAATCAGCAGTATTCCGGGACTTCCTTCTAGCCAAGATGATCAACGGTGAGAATGCCGCTCACAAGTCTGAGAAGTTCCGTGCTATGGCTACACGCACGCGTCAGGAGTATCTAAAGGACCTGGTAGAGAACTTCGCTACTGCTACTCCAGTGGACTCATCAGGAGCCAAGTTCAGCTTCATCACGCTGGGCTCCAAGAGGAAGGAACGCATCCGGCCAAGAATCAACGCTCACCTGCACAGCACCGGCGCCGTCACCTGGGCAGTGGTGGCCCCTGACAGCAGTCTTTCAACGGACGTCGGCTGTCTCCTCGCCATCTCCAACGAGTTTGTAGTGCTGATTGAGGAGTCATCCAAGGAAGTGGTCTTCAACTGCTCCTGTAGGGATGTGATTGGCTGGAGCTTGTACCCAGCAGTGGGCAGAGTCAAGCTGTTCTATGATCACGGGGACTGTATAGTGTTCTCTGTCCAAGATGGCTGTGCTGAGGAGGTTCGCGAAATCACACAACGACTTAAC ATGGTCACTAGAGGCTGTGAGACACTAGAGGTGGTTCTACGTAGGAACGCTCTGGGCCAGCTGGGATTTCACGTGAACTTTGAGGGTGTAGTGGCAGATGTGGAGCCTTTTGGATTCGCTTGGCAGGCGGGACTTCGTCCCTGTAGCCGACTGGTGGAGATCTGCAAGATTGCCGTGGTGACGCTGTCTCATGAGCAAATGATTGACCTGCTGCGGACTTCCAGCACTGTTTCTGTGGTGATTCTTCCACCACATGAGGATGGAACGCCCAgaag GGCCTCCTCAGAGCTGTACCGCTTCCCTGTGCTGGAGTACAAAACATTTGGCACTGGGCCTAGCTGGCAGCGCATGATGCATGTGCCCCAGAGCTTAGCCCATTCCCAGACGCCACCCGCACAGGCTCCTGAGGGGCCTCACCCTGGCCAGCAGCTGCTCCACTACACCCAGGCCGCCATCTCCCGGAGCACCTCCTTCGATAAGAAGTTCCAGGATGGCTCTAG AATATTGCAAGACTTTGAACTGGTCCAGAGCTCAGCTGGGAACCCTAGCCATCCCTACTGTAGATCCCCCAGTAACCAGTCTACATCTAGTGACCCAGGGCCCAGTGGCACATGGAACCAGAAGACTGCCTATGATGG ATGCCAGTCAGCTGGTCTTCAGAAccaagaggaagagaaggaggcagaggaccacagagagagggaaccCAGACTAGAACGCACCAGGTCTGCCG AAGCCAAGTGGCACATACCATCCTGTAAGATCCTGCAGAGTGGCAAGCAGAGGCAGGCAGGACAGGATTGGCCCAGCAAACTACCACGG ACCCGAGGGAAGACCTGCCACAGCCACTGTTCCAGCCAGTCTAGCAGCAACACGCTTTCCAGTAACGCTTCCAGCTGCAGCGACGACAAATTCTTCGACTCAGGAGACCCCGTGGACCCCGAGCCTCTGGGCCTCACCTACATTAAAGGAGCCTCCACAGACAGTGGCATTGACACCACGCCTTGCGCGCCACCGgcccctcccctgcccctcccTGTGGCAGGGGCTTCTCAGAAGCTGCTGAGAGATGGGAGGGGAGAGGCTAGGCTCCCATGGCCCCTGGACTATCAGGAggtggaagagagggagagaaacgaGGAGAAAGTCTTCTTGGTACAGGGCCACGCCCCAGAGTCAGCAGCGGAACATGCTAATGGTGGAAGCACCGGGGATCTGAGTGAGATCTCCTCTTTATCCAG TGGCTCTCGTCACTCTGGAAGCCCTTCTGAACGTGGCTTGAAGAACAGCAGCTCCACAGAATTCAAAGCCTGCAGGATCTTGCCGACCAGCAGCACTGCtggaagaggaggggaaaagCACGCTTACAGCTGCAAATCACAAGACAGGAAGCATCCGACTGCCTGGAAGAAAGCAGGGGATGGCAGTTTATTGGAGGAGCAGGAGCCTCTTAGTGATACCGA GCGATTGCATTTGACAGATGCATCTCAGCTGGTTCATGGTAAAGAGAAGCTCCGGACTCTCTCTAAGCAGGACTTCCTCCAGATGCTGCTGCCCGCCGGTCCTCCTGCTCAGCTTCACCATGCCAAG ATCCCAGCTGTGGGTCAGTCTCCCCGTCGAATTCTGTACCGGACACTGTCAGATGAAAGTCTGTGCAGTAGTCACCGGAGGGGTCTGTCCCTTGCCAGCTCCCGGAGCTCCATCCTAGAGCAGGCTGTGCCCAACGATATTTTGTTCAGCACTGCCCTGCCTTACCACAGCACCCTGCCACTACCTGCAGGCCTCAGCCATGCAGCCAGCCAACGTAAGA ATGAGCTGTGGTTCTCTGATGGCTCTCTGGTGGACAAGCCCAAGATGGTAGAGGGTGTGCCCATGTCCCTGCCAGACGCGACCTCTGACCTAGACTGGGCCCATCTTCTGGACGCCGCACGTACCTTCGAGG